The following coding sequences lie in one Flagellimonas eckloniae genomic window:
- the hemF gene encoding oxygen-dependent coproporphyrinogen oxidase, which produces MKDKFYAYIQTLQDTITSKLEEVDGKAKFKEDIWKRPEGGGGRTRVIENGSVFEKGGVNISGVHGELPKSMQQYFGVKNADFFACGLSLVLHPKSPMVPTVHANWRYFEMYDKEGNIIDQWFGGGQDLTPYYLFEEDGKHFHTICKKACDAHNPEFYSNYKKRCDDYFWNSHRNEARGLGGLFFDYCKATDTMQMEDWYNYVTEVGNSFLEAYIPIVLKRKELSYSQKQRDWQEIRRGRYVEFNLVHDKGTLFGLKTNGRIESILMSLPPHVQWKYDHHPEKGSQEEKLIQVLQSPKDWV; this is translated from the coding sequence ATGAAAGATAAATTTTACGCATACATACAAACGCTTCAAGACACTATTACCTCAAAACTTGAAGAGGTTGATGGAAAGGCCAAATTCAAAGAAGATATTTGGAAACGTCCTGAAGGTGGTGGTGGAAGAACACGGGTTATAGAAAATGGAAGTGTTTTTGAAAAAGGTGGAGTCAACATTTCTGGCGTGCATGGAGAGCTTCCAAAAAGTATGCAGCAATATTTTGGAGTTAAAAACGCTGACTTTTTTGCCTGCGGACTGAGTTTGGTATTACATCCAAAAAGTCCCATGGTGCCAACAGTACATGCCAATTGGCGGTATTTTGAAATGTATGATAAGGAAGGTAACATTATTGATCAATGGTTTGGAGGCGGACAAGATCTTACTCCGTACTATTTGTTTGAAGAAGATGGAAAACACTTTCATACCATCTGCAAAAAAGCTTGTGATGCACATAACCCAGAATTTTATTCAAACTATAAAAAGAGATGCGATGACTATTTTTGGAATTCCCATAGAAATGAAGCTCGTGGTTTAGGCGGTCTTTTTTTTGATTATTGCAAAGCAACAGATACGATGCAAATGGAAGACTGGTACAACTATGTAACTGAGGTCGGGAATAGTTTTTTAGAAGCGTATATACCAATCGTTTTAAAAAGAAAAGAACTTTCATACTCGCAAAAACAAAGGGATTGGCAGGAAATAAGACGTGGACGTTATGTGGAATTTAATCTAGTTCACGACAAGGGAACGCTATTCGGGTTAAAAACAAATGGACGTATAGAAAGTATCTTAATGAGCCTTCCCCCGCATGTACAATGGAAATATGATCATCATCCAGAAAAAGGTAGCCAAGAAGAAAAATTAATTCAAGTATTACAAAGCCCAAAAGATTGGGTTTAA
- a CDS encoding PhzF family phenazine biosynthesis protein, with protein MKLNLYQIDAFTDTVFGGNPAAVCILDEWLDSRLMQKIAQENNLAETAFIVQKNSTYELRWFTPETEVDLCGHATLAAAYVLFNYHGHPDNTIQFYSPRSGKLQVEKGFKGLMTLDFPTDETVSLRGITEINEAIGLTPLKTIKGKTDYLLIYNSQQEIEAIAPNFHLLDKLACRGVIISAPGDKVDFVSRFFAPRCVIPEDPVTGSAHTTLTPYWSKTLGKTKMTAKQLSKRGGDLICEYLGERVKISGKAVPYLIGEIEI; from the coding sequence ATGAAATTGAATTTATACCAGATAGATGCTTTTACCGACACCGTTTTTGGTGGCAATCCAGCGGCCGTTTGTATTCTTGATGAATGGCTCGATTCTCGTTTAATGCAGAAAATTGCCCAAGAAAACAATCTGGCTGAAACCGCTTTTATTGTGCAAAAAAATTCTACGTATGAATTGCGTTGGTTTACTCCAGAAACCGAAGTTGATCTTTGCGGACACGCGACCTTGGCGGCGGCCTATGTCCTCTTCAATTATCACGGCCATCCAGATAATACCATTCAGTTTTATTCGCCTCGGAGCGGTAAATTGCAAGTTGAAAAAGGATTTAAAGGATTAATGACCTTGGATTTCCCCACAGATGAAACAGTTTCTTTACGAGGAATTACAGAAATTAATGAAGCCATTGGACTTACTCCTTTGAAAACTATAAAAGGGAAAACGGATTATCTTTTAATATATAATTCCCAACAGGAAATTGAGGCCATAGCCCCCAACTTCCATTTGTTGGACAAATTGGCCTGTAGGGGAGTTATTATCTCGGCTCCAGGCGACAAGGTGGATTTTGTATCACGCTTTTTTGCCCCAAGATGTGTAATTCCAGAAGACCCGGTTACAGGCTCAGCACACACCACCTTGACTCCTTATTGGTCAAAAACTCTTGGAAAAACAAAAATGACCGCAAAACAACTTTCTAAAAGAGGAGGAGATTTAATTTGTGAATATTTAGGAGAGCGGGTAAAAATATCGGGGAAAGCGGTTCCATATCTTATCGGTGAAATAGAAATATAA
- the hemB gene encoding porphobilinogen synthase — translation MYPLIRNRRLRASESIRRLVRETVITPDDFLVPLFVVEGKGIKEEIPSMPNYYRLSLDNLEKETKELWKMGLCAVLLFVKVPDNLKDNKGAEALNAEGLMQRAIKTVKNACPDMLVMTDVALDPYSSYGHDGIVADGQILNDETSEVLAEMSVSHAQAGADFVAPSDMMDGRILTIREALEDEGYQNTGIMSYSAKYASAFYGPFRDALDSAPVDIANVPKDKKTYQMDFANRFEAIRETQMDIDEGADIVMVKPGLAYLDIVREIKNEVDVPVAVYQVSGEYAMLKAATEKGWLDHDAVMMEQLIAIKRAGANIIASYFAKDFIRVIG, via the coding sequence ATGTACCCACTAATACGAAATAGAAGACTGCGGGCATCAGAATCCATTAGAAGGTTGGTTCGCGAAACGGTAATAACACCAGATGATTTTTTAGTGCCCCTCTTTGTGGTGGAAGGCAAAGGAATCAAAGAAGAAATTCCTTCAATGCCCAATTATTACAGATTGAGTTTGGACAATCTGGAAAAGGAAACAAAAGAACTATGGAAAATGGGGCTTTGTGCAGTACTGCTTTTTGTGAAAGTGCCAGATAACCTGAAAGACAATAAGGGAGCCGAAGCACTAAATGCGGAAGGTTTAATGCAACGCGCCATTAAAACGGTAAAAAATGCCTGCCCAGATATGTTGGTCATGACGGATGTTGCCCTAGACCCCTACTCCTCGTACGGACATGACGGGATTGTTGCTGATGGACAAATTTTGAATGATGAAACCTCGGAAGTTTTGGCAGAAATGAGCGTTTCGCATGCACAGGCAGGAGCTGATTTTGTTGCGCCAAGCGATATGATGGATGGCCGAATTCTAACCATTCGTGAAGCTTTGGAAGATGAAGGTTATCAAAACACGGGAATCATGAGCTATTCTGCAAAATACGCCAGTGCTTTTTATGGCCCCTTTAGGGATGCATTGGATTCTGCACCAGTGGATATTGCCAATGTCCCTAAAGACAAAAAAACTTACCAAATGGATTTTGCCAATAGGTTTGAAGCCATTCGTGAAACCCAAATGGATATTGATGAAGGAGCAGATATCGTGATGGTAAAACCTGGCTTAGCGTATTTAGACATTGTACGCGAAATCAAAAATGAGGTCGATGTTCCCGTTGCAGTATATCAAGTTTCAGGCGAATATGCCATGTTAAAAGCTGCTACCGAAAAAGGCTGGTTAGATCATGATGCTGTAATGATGGAACAACTTATCGCCATTAAAAGAGCTGGAGCCAATATTATTGCCAGTTATTTTGCCAAAGATTTCATTCGGGTAATCGGTTAA
- a CDS encoding serine hydrolase domain-containing protein yields MKNLVVFIFSIFLFAQSNYAQQNLGKEIILETGFDTVSVSYQVDSIMALGIKNSAFPGAQVLVAKDNEVIFHKAYGYHTYDSIQTVSLNDIYDLASVTKITGPLPAIMKLVDEKKLDLDKPFSTYWKSWRKRRDKKDLTLRQILSHQAGLVPYIVFMGKVMKDGKLKKRFIKENPSKRFQKQIYDGLYIKNRFQRKMHRIINRSKVSDEKVYKYSGLSFLIFPELISQLSQMDYETYLQENFYTPLECSTLGFNPTNKNSPNEVVPTEMDTLFRKDLVKGWVHDENASLLGGVSGNAGLFGTAEDMAKIMLLYQNYGAYNDKQLISEKTVKEFTKVQFPDNENRRGLGFDKPLIGNDTLDLKDSYPSPLAGNESFGHSGFTGTLVWADPKNQLVFIFLSNRVYPTRTNRNLYELNIRTSLQHIFYQAFVN; encoded by the coding sequence ATGAAAAATCTGGTTGTATTCATTTTCTCGATTTTTCTGTTTGCGCAATCAAATTATGCGCAACAAAACCTTGGCAAAGAAATAATTCTTGAAACAGGTTTTGATACAGTGTCCGTTTCCTATCAAGTAGATTCCATAATGGCTCTGGGCATAAAAAACAGTGCCTTTCCCGGAGCACAAGTGTTGGTGGCAAAAGACAATGAGGTGATTTTTCATAAAGCATATGGGTACCACACCTATGACAGCATTCAAACCGTAAGTTTAAACGACATTTACGATTTGGCTTCAGTAACCAAAATTACGGGGCCACTCCCTGCAATCATGAAGCTTGTTGATGAGAAAAAACTGGATTTAGACAAGCCGTTCAGCACCTATTGGAAGTCTTGGAGAAAAAGAAGGGACAAGAAAGACCTTACCTTAAGACAAATCTTAAGCCATCAAGCGGGTTTGGTTCCGTACATTGTTTTCATGGGGAAAGTGATGAAAGATGGTAAACTTAAAAAGCGTTTTATTAAAGAAAATCCAAGCAAACGATTTCAAAAGCAAATTTATGATGGCCTCTACATCAAAAATCGTTTTCAGAGAAAAATGCATCGAATTATCAATCGCTCTAAAGTCTCTGATGAAAAAGTGTACAAATATTCTGGACTCTCCTTTCTTATTTTTCCAGAGCTGATTTCCCAACTCTCCCAGATGGATTATGAAACCTATCTTCAAGAGAATTTTTACACCCCTTTGGAGTGTTCAACTTTAGGTTTTAATCCAACGAACAAGAATTCTCCAAACGAAGTTGTTCCAACAGAAATGGATACACTCTTTAGAAAAGATCTTGTAAAAGGATGGGTGCATGATGAAAATGCATCACTCTTGGGCGGTGTTTCCGGAAATGCAGGATTGTTTGGCACCGCTGAAGATATGGCCAAAATCATGTTGCTCTATCAAAATTATGGAGCCTACAATGACAAGCAACTTATTTCTGAAAAGACAGTCAAGGAATTTACAAAAGTTCAATTTCCAGATAATGAAAACCGTAGGGGATTGGGTTTTGACAAACCCTTAATTGGCAATGATACACTAGACCTAAAAGACTCCTATCCATCACCATTGGCCGGTAATGAGAGTTTCGGGCATTCCGGATTTACGGGGACGCTTGTATGGGCAGATCCAAAAAACCAATTGGTATTTATTTTTCTTTCCAACAGGGTATATCCCACAAGGACCAATAGAAATCTTTATGAACTAAATATTAGAACTTCCCTACAACATATTTTTTATCAAGCCTTCGTCAATTAA